A genomic window from Candidatus Bathyarchaeota archaeon includes:
- a CDS encoding class I tRNA ligase family protein, with amino-acid sequence MLKLYNTLTRKLEVFKPKEEGKVKVVTCGPSIYQLPHIGNYRTFMFEDVLQRYLEYLGYDVQRLINITDVEDKTLVEASKQKVPPNELTQKNIEIFLDELKQLKIKIPDFIERSSTSVNQAVELIKILLEKGYAYWYTYKGRKNVYYDPLKFDGFGKLYGLDMSKWPKQHRRFHRDNYSGDRWNKGDFILWRGYKKGDTLFWETKLGKGHPAWNIQDQAMVKKTFGFNVDIWCSGIDSTHRHHDYIIATVESIIDRSFVNYWLHCSHLIFDGEKMSKRKGNIKYPKDLIETECIWNNIRFFLIYGHYRRKLNFTFTEYSKTCDLLNNFRGMVEKLRVTQNSKQKSCATTKKLVTKIKTNFEKHMNNDLHVKTAFNSLYITVSQMVQLNEKNLVSAEDSKKALANLKAIDSVLRVIF; translated from the coding sequence TTGCTCAAGCTTTACAACACCCTAACCCGGAAACTGGAAGTTTTCAAACCAAAAGAAGAAGGAAAAGTAAAGGTGGTCACCTGTGGGCCTTCAATTTACCAGTTACCCCATATTGGCAACTACAGAACTTTCATGTTTGAAGATGTGCTTCAAAGGTACCTAGAATATTTGGGATACGATGTTCAAAGATTAATCAACATAACAGACGTAGAAGACAAAACTTTAGTTGAAGCTTCTAAACAAAAAGTTCCACCAAACGAGTTAACCCAAAAAAACATTGAAATTTTTCTTGATGAACTCAAACAACTAAAAATCAAGATTCCTGATTTTATTGAACGGTCTTCCACCTCAGTTAACCAAGCTGTTGAATTAATCAAAATTTTATTAGAAAAAGGCTATGCTTACTGGTACACTTACAAAGGTCGAAAAAACGTGTATTATGATCCATTAAAGTTTGATGGATTTGGTAAACTTTATGGTCTTGACATGAGCAAGTGGCCCAAGCAGCATCGCCGTTTTCATCGTGATAACTATTCTGGTGACAGATGGAATAAAGGGGATTTCATTTTATGGCGAGGATACAAAAAAGGTGACACATTGTTTTGGGAGACAAAACTAGGCAAAGGACATCCGGCATGGAACATTCAAGATCAAGCAATGGTGAAAAAAACTTTTGGATTCAACGTTGACATTTGGTGCAGCGGAATAGATAGTACACATCGTCATCATGATTACATTATTGCAACAGTTGAATCAATTATTGATAGATCCTTTGTAAACTATTGGCTTCATTGTTCTCATTTGATTTTTGACGGTGAAAAAATGTCCAAACGCAAAGGGAATATCAAATATCCAAAAGATTTGATTGAAACAGAATGCATTTGGAACAACATTCGGTTCTTTCTGATTTATGGTCATTATCGGCGAAAACTCAATTTTACGTTCACTGAATACTCTAAAACTTGTGATTTGCTAAATAATTTTCGAGGAATGGTTGAAAAATTACGGGTAACCCAAAACTCCAAACAAAAATCTTGCGCTACTACAAAGAAGCTGGTTACAAAAATAAAAACAAATTTCGAGAAACACATGAACAACGATTTGCACGTTAAGACTGCTTTCAATTCTTTGTATATTACGGTTTCACAAATGGTTCAACTTAATGAGAAAAATCTGGTAAGCGCTGAAGACTCAAAAAAAGCTTTAGCAAATCTTAAGGCAATTGACTCTGTATTACGGGTGATTTTCTGA
- the msrB gene encoding peptide-methionine (R)-S-oxide reductase MsrB, whose amino-acid sequence MQQISKVTKSEEDWRKVLSPAEYHILREKGTEPAFTGKYVKNNKKGKYVCAACGNELFSSETKFDSGTGWPSFWKSLSKDSIELKSDISHGMQRTEVTCKKCGGHLGHVFNDGPQPTGQRYCMNSISLKFKENKK is encoded by the coding sequence ATGCAACAAATTTCAAAAGTAACAAAATCAGAAGAAGATTGGCGAAAAGTTTTGTCACCTGCAGAGTACCATATTCTTCGGGAAAAAGGAACTGAACCAGCATTTACTGGAAAATATGTAAAAAATAACAAAAAGGGTAAGTATGTTTGTGCAGCGTGTGGCAATGAACTTTTTAGTTCAGAAACAAAATTTGATTCAGGTACAGGTTGGCCTAGTTTTTGGAAATCATTATCTAAAGACAGCATAGAACTAAAATCAGATATCAGTCATGGAATGCAAAGAACCGAAGTAACCTGTAAAAAATGTGGAGGGCACCTCGGACACGTGTTCAATGATGGTCCTCAACCTACGGGTCAAAGATATTGCATGAATTCGATATCGCTCAAGTTCAAAGAAAACAAAAAATGA
- a CDS encoding archaeosortase/exosortase family protein, whose protein sequence is MITSIKKEAKNLIYKIQQPFVLQNILVFAAFIIPLLLIYIFDAGSFDYLWKGRAPYLLFLWLIILEAALGWKKLKENPPTFWNKKTVFATITLLLPTVYAFGLHLGLQSAIQELGQIIGVPIEQFGEWYLTHSWPFSFEYVLFAGLFIASIWLLYEKKGLKIFSVSSFFIAGVGIFYMIDTFFPYGTFTLLQSFVPVTVSVVVFILNILGYGTRTFLGGEDGLGLTVTGANGSYSAIVSWSCAGSHSLFLYSFMIMLFLRGTSITRTRKIIYVVAGALGTFFVNILRILAILLAGVNSGASLATTFHEFYGEFFFIIWMFIYLTIIYLLETRFFKKYKP, encoded by the coding sequence ATGATAACATCAATAAAAAAAGAAGCAAAAAATCTAATTTACAAAATACAGCAGCCCTTTGTCTTACAGAACATTCTGGTATTTGCAGCATTCATTATTCCCTTGTTACTTATTTACATCTTTGATGCAGGATCTTTTGATTACTTATGGAAAGGCAGGGCACCATATCTGTTGTTTTTATGGTTAATTATTTTAGAAGCCGCCTTAGGATGGAAAAAACTCAAAGAGAACCCACCAACATTTTGGAATAAAAAAACAGTTTTTGCAACAATAACCTTGTTGTTGCCAACAGTATATGCTTTTGGATTACATCTAGGATTACAATCTGCAATACAAGAACTAGGACAAATTATTGGAGTACCAATTGAACAATTTGGAGAATGGTACTTAACTCATTCATGGCCTTTTTCGTTTGAATATGTTCTATTTGCAGGGTTGTTTATTGCTTCAATTTGGCTATTATACGAAAAGAAAGGACTGAAAATCTTCTCTGTTTCTTCCTTCTTTATCGCAGGTGTTGGCATATTTTACATGATTGACACATTCTTTCCTTACGGCACATTTACTCTTTTGCAATCGTTTGTTCCAGTTACGGTGTCTGTTGTTGTTTTCATTCTGAACATTTTAGGCTATGGAACAAGAACATTTCTAGGAGGAGAAGACGGTCTAGGTCTCACCGTTACTGGAGCAAACGGTAGTTACTCAGCGATTGTTTCTTGGTCATGCGCTGGAAGTCACAGCCTATTTCTGTATTCTTTTATGATTATGCTGTTTCTACGAGGCACCAGCATCACCCGAACCAGAAAAATAATTTACGTTGTTGCAGGGGCACTTGGAACATTTTTTGTTAACATTCTAAGAATACTGGCGATTCTCCTAGCAGGAGTAAACAGCGGAGCTTCACTGGCTACAACATTTCACGAATTTTATGGAGAATTCTTCTTTATCATATGGATGTTCATTTACTTAACAATAATATACTTACTTGAAACACGGTTCTTCAAAAAATACAAACCATAA
- the fhcD gene encoding formylmethanofuran--tetrahydromethanopterin N-formyltransferase yields the protein MATLEVVKKDGNDFVVKVPGNPETVKIEDTFAEMFPMWVGRMLITAATEKWALIAAKTATGFASSIIMSPAEAAVEGIVPASETPDGRPGAIIQIYHSSRGALKGQIAARIGQCIMTCPTTAVFDALPHAKRRVKIGRSLRVFGDGFQKSDEIAGRKVWRIPVMEGEFIIENDFGVMKAIAGGALLILAKDQATGLKATEDAVEAIDKNVPGAVMTFPGGICRSGSKVGSMNYKLPASTNHLFCPTLKDQIPDSKLSAEVNSVYEIVINTLNLTVMKKALAEGINAAAKVQGVVQITAPNYGGKLGPYKAELKEAIGQ from the coding sequence ATGGCTACTCTTGAAGTCGTAAAAAAAGATGGAAACGATTTTGTTGTAAAGGTCCCTGGAAATCCAGAAACCGTAAAAATTGAAGATACATTCGCTGAAATGTTCCCAATGTGGGTAGGCAGAATGCTGATAACAGCAGCCACCGAAAAATGGGCACTAATCGCAGCAAAAACCGCAACAGGTTTTGCATCATCCATTATCATGTCACCAGCAGAAGCAGCAGTTGAAGGAATTGTACCAGCAAGCGAAACTCCAGACGGACGCCCTGGAGCAATAATTCAAATTTACCACAGCTCACGCGGTGCTCTGAAAGGTCAAATTGCTGCCAGAATTGGACAATGTATCATGACTTGCCCCACGACAGCAGTTTTTGATGCGCTACCCCATGCAAAACGCAGAGTAAAAATCGGAAGAAGCCTACGCGTTTTTGGTGACGGATTCCAAAAAAGTGATGAAATTGCAGGACGAAAAGTTTGGCGAATTCCAGTAATGGAAGGAGAATTCATTATTGAAAACGATTTCGGAGTCATGAAAGCCATCGCTGGCGGAGCCTTGCTCATTTTGGCTAAAGATCAGGCAACTGGTCTTAAAGCAACTGAAGATGCTGTAGAAGCAATCGACAAAAATGTTCCAGGTGCAGTAATGACCTTTCCAGGGGGAATTTGTCGGTCTGGCTCTAAAGTTGGTTCCATGAACTACAAGCTTCCTGCTTCAACTAACCATTTGTTCTGTCCGACCCTTAAAGATCAAATTCCAGATTCTAAACTTTCAGCTGAAGTCAACAGTGTTTATGAAATTGTCATAAACACTTTGAATCTTACAGTCATGAAGAAAGCCTTGGCTGAAGGAATTAATGCAGCTGCAAAAGTTCAAGGTGTTGTTCAAATTACTGCACCTAACTATGGCGGCAAGCTTGGTCCATACAAGGCTGAACTCAAAGAAGCAATTGGTCAATAG